A stretch of the Pan paniscus chromosome 2, NHGRI_mPanPan1-v2.0_pri, whole genome shotgun sequence genome encodes the following:
- the LOC117979610 gene encoding LOW QUALITY PROTEIN: large ribosomal subunit protein eL32-like (The sequence of the model RefSeq protein was modified relative to this genomic sequence to represent the inferred CDS: deleted 1 base in 1 codon; substituted 1 base at 1 genomic stop codon) translates to MAALRPLVKPKIIKKRTKKFIRHQSDXYVKIKYNWRKPRGIDDRVHRRFKGQILMPNISYGSNKKTKHMLPSGFHKFLVHNVKEVEVLLMCNKTYCAEIAHNVSSKNCKAIKERATQLAIRVTNPNARLHSEENE, encoded by the exons ATGGCCGCCCTCAGACCCCTTGTGAAGCCCAAGATCATCAAAAAGAGAACCAAGAAGTTCATCCGGCACCAGTCTGACTGATATGTC AAAATTAAGTATAACTGGCGGAAACCCAGAGGTATTGACGACAGGGTTCATAGAAGGTTCAAGGGCCAGATCTTGATGCCCAACATTAGTTATGGgagcaacaaaaaaacaaagcacatgCTGCCCAGTGGCTTCCACAAGTTCCTGGTCCACAACGTCAAGGAGGTTGAAGTGCTGCTGATGTGCAACAAAACTTACTGTGCTGAGATTGCTCACAATGTTTCCTCCAAGAACTGCAAAGCCATCAAGGAAAGAGCCACCCAGCTGGCCATCAGAGTCACCAACCCCAATGCCAGGCTGCACAGCGAAGAAAATGAGTAG